Proteins from one Gemmatimonadales bacterium genomic window:
- a CDS encoding carboxypeptidase-like regulatory domain-containing protein produces MLDRVPPAVARLGPAVALALVLAGCLPIHWREPLSPAVVGVVRDETGEPVAGVRVGVATGYGGSSCERPAVEATTDSAGAFRLPATERRHGFVVLLPFDAAFRPYGFCAGDADSLRLVYRGERTWWGRQAESVVCIREDGPELPLVRCYGYYVRDGSGRRRVDSTAAEHAR; encoded by the coding sequence ATGCTGGACCGCGTGCCGCCGGCCGTCGCGCGGCTGGGCCCTGCCGTCGCGCTCGCCCTCGTGCTCGCCGGCTGCCTCCCGATTCACTGGCGAGAGCCGCTCTCGCCGGCGGTGGTCGGCGTCGTGCGCGACGAGACGGGCGAGCCGGTGGCCGGCGTCCGGGTGGGCGTCGCAACCGGGTACGGCGGCTCGTCCTGCGAGCGGCCCGCGGTCGAGGCGACCACCGACTCGGCCGGTGCGTTCCGGCTCCCGGCCACCGAGCGCCGGCACGGGTTCGTGGTGCTGCTGCCGTTCGACGCGGCCTTCCGCCCGTACGGTTTCTGCGCCGGCGACGCGGATTCGCTGCGCCTGGTGTACCGCGGCGAGCGCACCTGGTGGGGCAGGCAGGCGGAATCGGTGGTGTGCATCCGGGAGGATGGTCCCGAGCTCCCGCTGGTGCGCTGCTACGGCTACTACGTCCGGGACGGGAGCGGCCGGCGGCGCGTGGACTCCACGGCCGCGGAGCACGCCCGGTAG
- a CDS encoding YbhB/YbcL family Raf kinase inhibitor-like protein: MTTIAEVIMALVLTSGAFTGGGAIPARHGCDGANLSPALAWSGAPAGTVAFALIVDDPDAPAGTWVHWVLFNLPGTLAALPEGVPGNERLPALGGALQGRNDFHRVGYGGPCPPPGRAHHYYFRLYALNAALSLAAGASRQEVDRAMHGHVLTETTLMGTYARQAH, encoded by the coding sequence GTGACGACGATCGCGGAGGTGATCATGGCGCTGGTGCTGACGAGCGGCGCCTTCACGGGAGGCGGCGCCATCCCCGCCCGGCACGGCTGCGACGGCGCGAACCTGTCGCCGGCGCTGGCGTGGAGCGGCGCGCCGGCGGGCACGGTCGCGTTCGCGCTGATCGTGGACGATCCCGACGCTCCGGCCGGCACCTGGGTGCACTGGGTGCTGTTCAATCTCCCCGGCACGCTCGCGGCGCTGCCGGAGGGCGTCCCCGGGAACGAGCGGCTGCCGGCGCTGGGTGGCGCGCTCCAGGGGCGGAACGACTTCCACCGGGTCGGGTATGGCGGACCGTGCCCGCCGCCTGGCCGCGCTCACCACTACTACTTCCGGTTGTACGCGCTGAACGCGGCCCTTTCGCTCGCGGCCGGCGCCTCCCGGCAGGAGGTGGACCGCGCGATGCACGGCCACGTCCTGACGGAGACGACCCTCATGGGCACGTACGCGCGCCAGGCGCACTGA